In Plasmodium chabaudi chabaudi strain AS genome assembly, chromosome: 10, a single genomic region encodes these proteins:
- a CDS encoding protein kinase, putative, with translation MYFTKKLRNKEAHNIHTLLNMYLKNNIIKKKHHYFKDINKHVYIAKTIFKFINNNDDNFYNVIKVILNKNIVKYIYKLLNYVCKVLCLSRCKKKCCFHLKSQSEEYYIEKDNLAKCSLIKTYLINIYYNIFKNLCIILAKHKNGLRQNGSLLFNGNNNNEYNDNNCKTKKFNDKNGYVIRIQKDGEHIRGNFLKSLKKKINSYGNITSTKNYSTNGWLLISEQNELINYKHLFRIILILFKYNPSHCLNKIISEKRKKSILKKNKHFTNLTNDMITVSGLSHKSCHFQKINKSHLICNNNILKEKLPKDNIFHRDKCVCFCKKGKERENASYITIEKNSHSKKNIQDINLYFFKDHDCFENVKRYFDNKKIHKTTKNINIVQCKDKMILSLYKYLNSFLRTIPYIFSFKKRNKTIFSYYNKIVKKEFINFIFKKKTQNIHFIFSINKSLFNLLKQNNFAFKNGIRYESQSIKVCTIKLKIKNDIPFFYVFRKKQYNNLRALLRFEKKSFHLQNVCCLFFFLFQFVKRKKKIIFKICSKIKNIISNIKNENYITILKSLLILKNFLYNHKSLFEHVLRILENYHDQNFIYNSLCYETNLNEANTTDHQIGKKNEKSNKEINHERIQIIASDTLQCKQCACFNKEKPSMHSYEKGNDSPIKIGLLFAHLFIYVFSLYLNLLLKSLLKYRSNTKKKYILMKIIIINKYGILQTRHGINGVVTNVKKFIKEKKKSNDNFFYRSNILSLIYYIVNTWKVLTNLSNMYNYNIEYENNMKIILTNFVLTLLRDMNSVFIKNNKKCSSKKWKYYKMRGENMHYIFGNHLIYMFLKKNLLNFFESFIFGTSKDCDNVYDKTKFENVSNEVIHKIVCQNKEKGMALIYIYFELDKTFLKFYSNFISHTIKRKRIKERNCVRSKIELLSFDHTIYTLFYRMAHFRKFIINSKNKIYIKMINKYYLLLIILICYKREKEKNISKVMTTFLKILVLLSEQKNIVLQLYFYKIKILEFLLHYINDGNFEIKKKEKRASKSNKSSPLISDNKKIQSTNEGACDRVYHKYADKDCSKKSASSNSSYNTNSQFNDHTKKIKFGKNIIPPLCLDKIKKSFNSFDKCVSDEYDEKISILSDEISSKIMNPELGKYIDKVDWSENISTNKLLLMSEEYCRDKNLNDNFHKMEREYLKCESYNLTDQVKYKNRYKDKLNDEIVSVKTWVLLLIFSLITSYNKKCLNDLYFNENYYDEYQNINKQIEKKVFKKCNEIKKILKIWLKVFNKYFPFSEVINSEHLPIIQIIQSFINNNIKKNNVIGNIKNEGKKYFINDQTKSILYNLSVVKNLKNITFLKKINEYGNGKIFLCSHNIFNNNFFIIKLIDIANNINENYIFKNIFNEIKCLLTFQNSKKGICQMYTYGIIPNCNHNGFTYYLLMKYYEGNLKDLINYAHVYYLKEIKKIRGNIKQFFLPIVRKEKVEKIILNFKIAKIIKQITKRCKGNFIFCYKYLCRYTNVYSCYTMILKSRIFIKIIQLKFILFILNIFIQIIEQIMYVHKKKIIHFDINTCNILIDFKKTCPLLMCKKYKTKKNNNINHVNTKQDLKNTRSQIVMRNCFVENERKTNLDFIRPSYQINNSSYKKQNKFYNNIDISMASFNYRQYFKRIMKKKDCQYIVVPSIVISDFGESKFFLRDTDFIFFRKNRGNEMLAAPELLTNKNKYTHSKSKHKNVAKSLRKHSFVSLEFYKCLKKVKMMIKKKLENQKKFQKKKINMSKSDIWLLGSLLYEMITNDSLFNYYNFIYIKIYEKKELLNELINKKIKMRFKELKYFFKFFFQFDLKKRKDLYEIYQESIKIYNFYFNQLKSKEEILKKTNLK, from the coding sequence ATGTATTTTACGAAGAAATTAAGAAATAAGGAAGCCCATAATATACACACACTTTTgaatatgtatttaaaaaataatataataaaaaaaaaacatcacTACTTTAAGGATATTAATaagcatgtatatatagctaaaacaatttttaagtttattaataataatgatgataacttttataatgttataaaggttattttaaataagaatattgttaaatatatttataaacttttaaattatgtGTGTAAAGTTTTGTGCCTAAGTaggtgtaaaaaaaaatgctgttttcatttaaagTCACAATCTGAGGAATATTATATCGAAAAAGATAATCTTGCAAAATGTTCATtaattaaaacatatttaataaatatatactataatatttttaaaaatttatgtattattcttgcgaaacataaaaatggtTTAAGACAGAATGGTTCCCTACTTTTCAATGGGAACaacaataatgaatataacgataataattgtaaaaCTAAAAAGTTTAATGATAAGAATGGGTATGTCATACGGATTCAAAAAGATGGTGAGCATATACGAGgaaactttttaaaaagtttaaaaaaaaaaataaactccTATGGGAATATAACTAGTACCAAAAATTATAGCACCAATGGTTGGCTTCTAATAAGTGAACAAAATGAACTGATTAATTATAAGCATCTCTTTcgaattattttgattttatttaaatataatccTTCCCattgtttaaataaaataatatcagaaaaaaggaaaaaaagcattttaaaaaaaaataaacattttacTAATTTAACAAATGATATGATTACAGTCTCTGGGTTGTCTCATAAAAGTTgtcattttcaaaaaataaataagagCCATCTtatttgtaataataatattttaaaagaaaaattgccaaaggataatatatttcatcgAGATAAATGTGTttgtttttgtaaaaaaggGAAAGAGAGAGAAAATGCTAGCTATATAactatagaaaaaaatagccaTAGTAAAAAGAACATTcaagatataaatttatacttttttaaagatCATGATTGTTTTGAGAATGTAAAAAgatattttgataataaaaaaattcataagACGAcgaagaatataaatattgtcCAATGCAAAGacaaaatgatattatccttatacaaatatttgaaCAGCTTCCTAAGAACAATaccttatattttttcatttaaaaaacggAATAAGACTATTTTCTCTtactataataaaattgtaaaaaaagaatttatcaattttattttcaaaaaaaaaacacaaaataTCCATTTCATATTCAGCATTAATAAGTCTCTTTTTAACTTAttgaaacaaaataattttgcttttaaaaatggtatTCGTTATGAAAGCCAATCTATAAAAGTTTGTACTATtaagttaaaaataaaaaatgatattccatttttttatgtatttcgaaaaaaacaatataacaatttaaGAGCTTTGTTAagatttgaaaaaaaatcatttcACTTACAAAATGTGTGTTgcctatttttttttttattccaatttgttaagagaaaaaaaaaaataatttttaaaatatgttcaaaaattaaaaatattatttcaaatattaagaatgaaaattatatcaccattttaaaaagtttattaatattaaaaaattttctatataatcataaaaGTCTATTTGAGCATGTTTTAAGGATCTTGGAAAATTATCATGACcagaattttatttataactcGCTTTGTTACGAAACCAATTTGAATGAGGCAAATACAACAGATCATCAAATAGGcaagaaaaatgaaaaaagcaATAAGGAAATAAACCACGAACGTATACAAATTATTGCTTCAGACACATTACAATGCAAGCAGTGTGCATgttttaataaagaaaagcCATCAATGCATTCCTATGAAAAGGGTAACGATTCTCCTATTAAGATCGGCTTATTATTCGCGCACCTATTTATCtatgttttttctttatactTAAATTTGTTGTTGAAAAGTTTGCTAAAATATAGAtcaaatacaaaaaaaaaatacatacttatgaaaataataattataaacaaatacgGAATTCTGCAGACAAGGCATGGTATTAACGGGGTTGTAACCAATGTGAAAAAATTCatcaaagaaaaaaaaaaaagtaacgataattttttttaccgATCAAACATTTTGtctttaatttattatattgtaaACACATGGAAAGTTTTAACTAATCTATCAAATATGTACAATTACAACATAGAGTATGagaataatatgaaaataattctaacaaattttgtattaacATTATTAAGAGATATGAATAGtgtgtttataaaaaataataaaaaatgctcatcaaaaaaatggaaatattacaaaatgCGGGGAGAAAATATGCACTATATATTTGGAAATCacctaatatatatgtttttgaaaaaaaatcttcttaatttttttgaatcatttatttttggcACTTCAAAAGATTGTGATAATGTGTATGATAAAACCAAATTCGAGAACGTATCAAATGAAgttatacataaaattgtttGTCAAAATAAGGAAAAAGGTATGGCAttaatttacatatattttgagcttgataaaacatttttaaagttttattcaaattttataagccatacaataaaaaggaaaagaataaaagaaagaaatTGTGTAAGAAGCAAAATCGAGCTTCTTTCTTTCGATCATACAATATATACCTTATTTTACAGAATGGCAcattttagaaaatttataataaattcaaaaaataaaatatacataaaaatgataaataaatattatttacttttaattatattaatatgctacaaaagggaaaaagaaaaaaatatttcaaaagtTATgacaacatttttaaaaatacttGTCTTATTGTCGgagcaaaaaaatattgttttgcAACTCtacttttataaaattaaaattttagaGTTTTTACTGCACTATATTAATGATGGcaattttgaaataaaaaaaaaagaaaaaagggCATCCAAAAGTAATAAATCAAGTCCTCTTATtagtgataataaaaaaatacagtCTACAAATGAGGGTGCCTGTGATAGGGTTTATCACAAATATGCCGATAAAGATTGCAGTAAAAAAAGTGCTTCATCTAATTCGAGttataatacaaattcTCAATTTAATGATCATACtaagaaaataaagtttggaaaaaatattatacccCCTTTATGTTTagacaaaattaaaaaatcgtTTAATTCTTTTGATAAATGTGTATCCGATgaatatgatgaaaaaataagtattcTTTCAGATGAAATATcatcaaaaataatgaatccTGAATtgggaaaatatatagataagGTTGATTGGTCggaaaatatttctacAAATAAGTTACTATTAATGAGTGAGGAATATTGTAGggataaaaatttgaatgacaattttcataaaatggAAAGAGAATACTTAAAATGTGAGAGTTACAATTTAACTGATCaagttaaatataaaaatagatataaaGACAAActaaatgatgaaatagTTTCTGTTAAGACATGGGTTTTgctgttaattttttccttaATAACGTcctacaataaaaaatgtcttaacgatttatattttaatgaaaattattatgatgaatatcaaaatataaataaacagattgaaaaaaaagtttttaaaaaatgtaatgaaataaaaaaaattctaaaaatatggttaaaagtatttaataaatatttcccTTTTTCTGAGGTCATTAATTCAGAGCATTTACCGATCATACAAATTATTCAGTctttcataaataataatattaaaaaaaataatgttattggaaatataaaaaacgaaGGAAAGAAATACTTTATCAATGATCAAACAAAATCAATACTCTACAATTTGTCtgttgtaaaaaatttaaaaaatataacatttttaaaaaaaataaatgaatatggtaatgggaaaatatttttatgttctcataatatatttaataacaatttttttataataaaattaatagatatagctaataatataaatgaaaattatatttttaaaaatatttttaatgaaattaaaTGTCTTCTTACTTTTCAAAACTCAAAAAAAGGGATATGCCAAATGTATACTTATGGAATTATTCCAAATTGTAACCATAATGGTTTtacttattatttacttatgaaatattatgaaggcaatttaaaagatctaataaattatgcacacgtatattatttaaaagagataaaaaaaatacgagGAAACATAAAGCAGTTTTTTTTACCTATTGTGCGTAAGGAAAAAGTagagaaaataattttaaattttaaaatagccaaaattattaaacaaattaCAAAAAGGTGTAAAGggaattttatattttgctaCAAGTACTTATGTAGATATACAAATGTGTATTCTTGTTACACtatgatattaaaaagtcggatttttataaaaataattcagttgaaatttattttatttattttaaatatttttattcaaataatagaacaaattatgtatgtacataaaaaaaagatcattcattttgatattaatacatgcaatattttaatcgattttaaaaaaacatgccCACTATTAATGtgtaaaaagtataaaacaaaaaaaaataacaacatTAATCATGTCAATACTAAGCAGGATCTTAAAAATACTCGATCTCAAATTGTTATGAGAAATTGTTTTGTAGAAAATGAAAGGAAGACAAATTTAGATTTCATTCGTCCTTCATATCAAATTAACAACTCAAgctataaaaaacaaaataagttttataataatattgatatatCGATGGCTAGTTTTAATTATAGACAATATTTTAAGagaataatgaaaaaaaaagattgTCAATACATAGTTGTTCCATCAATAGTTATCAGTGATTTTGGAGAAAgtaagttttttttaagggATACagactttatttttttcagaaAAAATAGAGGAAATGAAATGTTAGCAGCTCCAGAACTTTTGactaacaaaaataaatatacacattCAAAGAGTAAGCACAAAAATGTGGCAAAAAGTTTAAGAAAACATTCATTTGTATCATtagaattttataaatgctTAAAAAAGGttaaaatgatgataaaaaaaaaattagaaaatcagaaaaaatttcaaaaaaaaaaaataaacatgtCTAAAAGTGACATATGGTTATTAGgatctttattatatgaaatgaTTACTAATGATAGTTTGttcaattattataattttatttatataaagatttacgaaaaaaaggaattattaaatgaactaattaataagaaaattaaaatgagGTTTAAGgaattgaaatatttttttaagtttttttttcaatttgatttaaaaaagagaaaagatctttatgaaatatatcaaGAAAGTATTAAGATCTACAATTTTTACTTCAACCAATTAAAAAGTAAagaagaaatattaaaaaaaacaaacttAAAGTAG
- a CDS encoding signal peptidase complex subunit SPC1, putative — protein sequence MGFIACIVNTFVCLARNQMDFQGQQLAFLIKNIIFTIATIASIGIGYHKQDLALGTYIILAGSALSTILVVPTWPIYNRHPIKWEESPTSKQKKK from the exons ATGGGATTTATTGCATGTATCGTAAATACTTTCGTGTGTCTAGCGAGAAATCAAATG GATTTCCAAGGTCAACAGCtagcatttttaattaagaatataatatttacaattGCTACAATCGCTTCAATTGGTATAGGCTATCATAAACAAGACTTAGCCTTAGGTACTTACATTATTTTAGCTGGATCTGCCTTATCAACCATA CTGGTAGTCCCAACATGGCCGATATACAATAGGCATCCAATTAAATGGGAAGAATCGCCAACATCAAAacagaaaaagaaataa